A segment of the Fibrobacter sp. UWR4 genome:
AACTAGTTCGTTGTAGCGTTTTTCGAAGGCGGCGGAGATGTAGCGCAAAAAGATAAGGCCGGTAAAGATCTTGCGGTATTCTGCGGCGGGAATGTGGCCCCACAGTTCGCAGGCGGCATTCCAGATTTGCTGTTCAAAGCCAATCGCTACAGTGTTCTCGGAAGAAGCTTTCTTGGAGATTCGTGCCATGTATGTACCTTAAAATGAAAATCCTACCCCGTTGGACGATTTATGTGAGGAAATATAAGATATTCTCTCTTGGCAATGTTGCCATTAACAAGGAATAAATATGAATAATAAACAATACCAATTCTCAATGATTTTAACTGAATTCGACCTTATCTTGGATGCCTTGGAGGCTTATCCAGAATTTGTTATGAACAATAAGAATGAAGAAGATGCCACTTTAGTTGAAAATATCGGAAGATTTGTAACAATGACCACGTTGCATGATCGTTTTGATGATTTAAGATTGAAGAAAGAACTTGATGCCGACGAGTGCTTTAATCGACAAAAAAGGCTTTTTGATATTCGTCAAGCATTCTGCGGACTTGGAAAAGACATTTTGCCATAATTTAAATCAAAAAAAATATTTAATGGAAAAAGAACCCCAGGGATTCCTCCCCGGGGTTCCCACACAACACAAACTATAGTCCCTTCAGCTTCTCATGTATGGGGTGATTCCTGACAAAGTTCTTTTCAGCGTAGGCGATGCGCTGTTCCAGGGGAATCTTGGTGTTTGCCAAGAGATAGCGGCAGAAACGGTCCACATAGTCGTAGGGGTCCCACTTGCAAGTGCAGGTTTCTGGCTTCCATCATGGCCTCCTTTTTGACTTAAAGATATCCTTTCCCGTGTAGCGCGAGGTCGCCTATTGGGCGACAATTACATATGTTTTAAGCTAAAACAATACCATTGTGATACCATTTTGGTTTTATTTTTGTATATTTAAACCCAAACAGGAGCTTAATATGCCGCAAGTAGCCTTTAGCGTTAGAATGGATAGTGATCTGAAGCAGGAATTCGATTCTCTTTGTGAAGAATTCGGCATGTCTATGGCTACCGCGATTAACATTTTCGCCCGCACAGTGGTTCGCGAAGGGCGCATTCCCTTTGAGGTTTCATCTCACAAAACGGCTCCGTTAATGGCAGCTGATGTGCGAGGATCCTACAACGCCTCCCCCAAGCGTTCCGCCAGCCAGATGCTTCGAATTATGCAAGCTCTTTCTTCAGAAGCACAAGAAGCGGGCGTCGCCGACATGAGTCTAGATGAAATCAACGCCGAAATCGACGCCGCAAGAAAGGGTATTTAGTGCGCTGTGCGGTCATTGACACGAATGTTATCGTATCTGCCTTACTGAAATGGGATTCCGTTCCCGGTCAAGTTTTACAAGCCGTTTTTGAAGGCAATGTAATTCCCGTTTATAACGAAGACATTCTAAACGAATACAGACTTGTACTAAATCGGGAGAAATTTCATTTTCCAAAGATGTTGCTTGAAGCTACCTTGAATCAAATAGAAATTCTGGGTGTCGCTGAAAAGGATTTGGTAGAAATCGTAGAAAACATGCCCGACCCAAAGGATGTCGTTTTTTATTCCGTTGCTTTAGCTCATGGTAAGACAACCGAGACACATCTTGTTACAGGAAATATAAAGCATTTCCCTTCAGCACCTATTGTCGTTACCCCACGAGATTTTTTGGAAATGCTTAAGAAATAGTCTTGTCGTGGGATCTACTCCCAAATTCACCCCACCTCCACCACAAAATCCTCCTTTTTCAATCCATTTTCCTGATAGGGATTTTCGTTCGGGTAGCCGACGGGATTGCAGAGCAGCAGGTGCTTTTTGCCTTTGCTATCTCCAGCGGCAGAAAATGCGTCATCATGATGCTCGGCTGTTGCTGCGTCAAGGACTGCATCGCTTGATCGTAATGTTGCCAAAGTGCATCGGGATCGTTACCCTTGTAATTCCAATGGCGGCCATCAAACCAGCAGAATTTCCAGAGTGTTTTGTTCTGCGCCGCAGTCGCTCCTGGCACGTGCTTATACTCAAAGTCACACATGCCCATGCAACCGGCAATGCCATCTGCAACGCGATTTTCAAGCAGATGCACATTCTGAATTTTTGCCGCCTCGTTACAGAAGAATTCAATCTTTTCTTCGGAAGTCAAAAAATCACGGTCCTTGCCGTAGTGAGACTTTTTCTCTGTAATGATGTCGTGATTGCCAAGGCACAAATACACCTTGGCATATTTCGTGGCGATGAACTTTAAAAACTCCACGTATGTAAAGTAATTGTTGGCGATATCCCCCGCAATGCAGCAGGCATCGGCAGGCAAGAAATTCTGCTCATAGAATTTTTCAAAGGCTTTCAGCAGTGGCGCACTGGAGCGCGCCATGGGGCTGTAGAAATCAACATGCAGGTCGCTAATAAAATAATAGGTCATACGCTAAACTCCTCACAAACAATTCACGATAACATCCACCATGATTTCCTTCTCTTCGGGCCTAGAGTGGTATGTGCAAATTTTGCACATGAGATGTTTTCTTCATTAGCTCCATGTTGAGTGGTTGTCGCAAATTTTGATACAACCACTTCCACCCACGATAGCCTTGACAACTGAATTTACAGTTCTTTTACATTTTCACCCTTTACAAAAAACACACATAAACTATTGTTTCTCCCGAGCGTTACAAATCGTCTCCTGAACACTTGAGTTAATCAAGTGTTTTTTTTCTTATAGGAGATAATATGCACTCTCAAAAAACAACAAACATCATCGGCAACAACGAATCCCCCAAAACAGAAATTGCCTCGCTATTGGCGGATTGCGCCTTCAAGTACGTATACACCCGCGACAATCCCAAATCTCGGGAAAACTTGCGGCAGCTGATGTCAACGCTCATTGGCAGGAAGTTGCAAAAGGCGGAACCTCTGGCTACAGAAACTTTCGCATCCACACAGCCCAAGACCGAAAAAACATCCCGCTTCGATGTCCGCGTGGTCATGGACGATGGCGACGAGGCCGATGTAGAAGTCCAGCTATGGACCGAAAAGGACGATTACGCCAAGAGGCTTTCGTATTACGGGGCCAAGCTCTACGCCTCCCAAGCAGCCAAGGGCGCTAAATATAAGGAACTAAAAAAATGCTATCAGATCATCATTTCGCAGGATTGCATTTTCCCGAACACCTCCTGGCTTTTGAACTTGGACATTTCTGCGCAGGAAAATCGCATGTTCAAATTCGACACCATGCACTGGTGCATTATCCAGCTAAATTACCTGGAGCAGGCAATCCGCGAGGATGCGGGACACGGTAACACGTACTTGCAAAACCTTCTGGATTTGTGTAAATTTATCGCGGAACCCACCCGGGTTGAACCTTTTGAAGATGTGTACGAGGATCTTATGGCATTCAGTGCAGAGCAAATCGAAGCCTACCGCCAGGAAATGGAAGAACGCCGTAGACTGGACGCAATCTCTACCCGCAAGTACACCGAAGAGCTGATCAAACAGCAGGAAGAGGAAATCGCGGCCAGCAGGCAGGCCATCGAAGCAAGCAGGCAGGAGCTGGAAGCGGAAAAAGCCCGTGCCGACAAATACGCCGCAATCCTTAAACAACACGGCCTGCTGTAAAAGCTAATAAAGCTCCCCGCTCACTTGAACGGGGTTTTTCTTTTTTAAACAATGTAAGTTCAATGAAAAAATCATTTTTCCCTTTAAAAATTGAAAGAAATAAGGAAATTTGCGATTCAACCGAGCAATTTTTGAGTAAATTATATGCGTTAATTTTTGAAATTCCGAGAAATCCAGCGAGTTTTGGCGAAGTTCAGGCTTTTTTGAGTTTTTCGGTTGCAAAAAACGGCTTTTAACTAACAAAAGGACTAATATGCGTAATTGCTCCTCCCTGAAGATTGATGGACCTTGCAAGGTCTACCTGGAAGAATCTGAACTGCCGAAGGCTTGGTACAACGTTCGTGCCGACATGAAGAAGAAGCCGGCACCGCTCCTGAACCCGGGTACCGGCAAGCCCATGACCGCTGCCGAGCTCGAAGGCGTGTTCTGCTCCGAACTGGTCAAGCAGGAACTGGACAACGATACCGCATATATCGAAATTCCCGAAGACATCCGTACTTTCTACAAGATGTACCGCCCGTCTCCGCTGGTTCGTGCCTACTTCCTGGAACAGGCTCTCGGCACTCCGGCTCACATTTACTACAAGTTCGAAGGTAACAACACCAGCGGCAGCCACAAGCTGAACTCCGCTATTGCCCAGGCCTACTACGCCAAGCAGCAGGGCCTCAAGGGTGTGACCACCGAAACTGGCGCTGGCCAGTGGGGTACCGCTCTTTCCATGGCTTCTGCCTTCTTCGGCATCGACTGCCAGGTTTACATGGTGAAGTGCTCCTACGAGCAGAAGCCCTTCCGCCGCGAAGTGATGCGCACCTACGGTGCTTCCGTTACTCCGTCTCCTTCCATGAACACCAACGTTGGCCGCAAGATCAACGAAGAATTCCCGGGCACCACTGGTTCTCTGGGTTGCGCTATTTCCGAAGCTGTTGAAGCAGCTGTGACTCAGGAAGGCTACCGCTATGTTCTGGGTTCCGTGCTGAACCAGGTGCTGCTGCACCAGTCCGTGATCGGTCTGGAAGCTCAGGCTGCATTCAAGAAGATCGGCGTCAAGCCCGACATGATTATCGGTTGCGCTGGTGGTGGTTCTAACCTTGGCGGTCTTATCTCTCCGTTCATGGGCGAAAAGCTCCGTGGCGAAGCCGACTACGATATTCTGGCTATCGAACCTGCAAGCTGCCCCAGCCTTACCCGCGGTAAGTACGCTTACGACTTCTGCGATACTGGTAAGGTTTGCCCGCTGGCCAAGATGTACACTCTGGGCTCCGGCTTTATTCCGTCTGCAAACCACGCTGGTGGCCTGCGCTACCACGGCATGAGCTCCATTCTTTCTGAACTCTACGATCAGGGCTACATGCGCGCTGCTTCCGTGGAACAGACCAAGGTGTTCGAAGCTGCCCGCCTCTTCGCTCAGACCGAAGGTATCTTGCCGGCTCCGGAATCCAGCCACGCTATCCGCGCTACTATCGACGAAGCTCTCCGCTGCAAGGAAACCGGTGAAGCCAAGAACATTCTGTTCGGCCTGACCGGTACCGGCTACTTCGACATGGTTGCCTACCAGAAGTTCAACGACGGTGAAATGAATGACTACATTCCTACCGACGAAGACCTGGCTAAGAGCCTTGCTATGCTTCCGAAGGTTGAAGGCTAATAGGCGCTCCGCGTCATCCTGAACTGGTTGCATCAGCGTCATCCTGAGCGAAGCGAAGGATCCAGTGACGAAACATCCCGTGGGTTTATGCCCGCGGGCTTTTTTTATAGCCCTAGCCTATAAATCCGAAGTTTTCTATTTTGCCTTCGGGTATAAAAAAAGGAATATTACAATGAACTTCAAGAAATTATTTGCTTGTATTTTAATTGGCGCTGCAGCAATAACCGCCCAGGCCGCCGAAGATGTCATCAAGATTGTCCGCGTAGACGACAGCAACTTCGAAAAAGAAATCATGAACACCGACAGGCCCACCATTTTGGACGTGTTCTCTTCCAGCTGTCCGCCGTGCCTCATCATGATTCCCACCCTCATCGATATCGCCAAGAAGTATCCCGATGTAAAGGTGGCTTCCGTAGGCTTTGACGAACCTAACGTCCAGAAGATCAAGAACACTTTGCCCATCCAGGCCTTCCCTACTTTCTTCTTGATCAAGGATGGCCGTATCGTGAACCGCATTCAGGGTGCCGCCAGCGAAGAACAGCTGTTTGCCGCTTTGCAGTACACTCCCAAGGCCCAGCCCGCTGCAAAGCCCGCCAAAGCCGCATCCAAGAAAAAGGTCGGCACCCAGAAGCTTTCCTGCTCTACCAACGGTCAGTTCGGCGGCATTCAAAATCACGTGACCATGTCCCTGGTGATTACCGATGACCACATTGACAATGTGGACTTGGTAACCGATGTGTTTGTGACTCCCGAATTGGAAAGTCGTCGCGACCAGCTGAAGCAGATGTTCATCCAGAGCGGCAAGGGCACCGTAGAAGAAACCATCACCGGTTTTAGACTGCACACCGCCAACGAAAGCCCCTTTATCAAGGCCATGAACATGCAGCGCAAGTCCTCTTATGCCGAAATGAAGGCTGGCCTGGAACTGCAGGGCTTTAAGTGCAAATAAGTCTCTTTCGCTAAGATTACAAAAAATCAGGTAAATGAAAAAGTATCGGCCAAGGTCGATACTTTTTTGTTTTCTGTCAGAATTGGATTTACTTGACAACGATAAATCGCAAATTACCTATAAATGGCGTGTTTGAGCTCATTTTATAGGTAAATTTTAGGGCGATGTCGCCGATTTAATATGAAATTGCATTGAAAGAATCGCTGGAGCACCTATAAATCCCTCGAAAAGGCTGGATTTATGGGTAAAACTTTTTTCCAAGCATCCAATTTCGCAGTGGCTTTACCCATAAGCACGATGAAAAATATCCATTTATGGGTAAAATCGACATCAATCTGCAAAATTGGCAATTCTATGCTTGATTCGCCCTAAACGGCGGCCCATGGCGTCAAAATTCCCGCGATTCTTGAGATTTGCGGGGGCTGCAGGACGAATTTTCTTTACAAGATCCGGTGCGGTAGTATCTGCAGGGGTTTCGGGAGTTTCCGGCACGTCGATTACCATCTTGTCTTCGTCGATGGAGTACCACTTGGCGTTGCTAAAGTCTGCGGTTGCTTCTGCAGCGGCCGCCGTGCGGTTGGCTCCGTAGTTTGCGTCGGTCAGCATGCCGTCATCCACCATGCCGTAGAATACGCCCTTAGTCAACTGCTGGCTGAAGTTGTTCTCCAGGTCGCCGCGGAGCTGTGCCGTACCGCTCAGTTTCTTTCCAGAAACCGCCCACATCACACCCTGCACCTGAGCATCGTCAGTCACGGTACTGTTCACGATAATAGAAAGTGCGCCCACCTTGGCGTTGCCGGTAATGCTACCGCTTACAAGCCAGGCGTCGTCTTCCAGCACGGCGTTGTCACCCATGGTACCTGCGGTAACGAGGGCGCGGCCGCGAACAACCGCCTTTCCGCCAATGGTTCCGCCGTTCACTACCGCAAAATCCTCGATGCGGGCGTTACCGCTAATGGTTCCGCCATTCACCACAGCGTTAGGCCCCACATAGACAGTTGCAGCCACGTTGGCCTTGGTGCTGACCCAGCCGCCGCCATTTTCGTGTCGTTTGAATCCGGTTGCCGTTCCCTCGGAATCGCCACTGCCGGCCTTATAACCCGCGGGTTTCCAAGCGCCATTCTCATAGCCTTCGGGCTTGCCGTTTTCCATACGGATCATATAAGGATAGCGGTAGATGGTATAGTAGAACTGGTCCCAGGTAATGGTGTACAAGTCCTTGGGAGTGGCGGTAACGGTAAGCCATAATGCCTTATCGTTTGCCTTAGTTTCAATATCCAGATTGAAGGCGGTGCCAGACTTCATTTCGCTATAGCGGGGAGTGCCGTCGGCCCCTTCGGCTACCAGGCCCACGGTCCAGCTGGAGCCCGGATCTGGCATTTTTTCCGGAGAGAAGTTGCAAAGGTTTTTCTGCACCCACTTGTTCTGGGTGGCAGACCATTCCCAGATGGATTCTGTACCGAAGCAGCCGTATTCTGCGGAAGGCTTCGACTGCTGCACAATACCGCGGAACTTCACGGTAACCTTTCCTGCGGAGTCCGGATAGAGGCGAACCAGATTGTAGCCAAAGCGTTGCGGTGCCCAGTAGCTTGGAACCTGATAAGAACTATCAATTTCGTTGAGCATGGTTACGCGACCATGCCTACGGTAAATATCGCCATAGCCAGTAGCCCTGCGGGTCGCGAATTCATAATCGCCCCAGGTCTTCTTGTAAATGGTCTTCTTGTCTCCGGCGTATTCCAGAGTGGCGTTCTTCATGGCAAACTTGCCCAGCTGTTCGGTAAGGTCGCTGTACTGCCAGTCATAAGCGCCAATCATGGCATCGAATGGAGTCTGTGTCTGGTAACCTGTGTCTCCGTCGTTAAGCTTGTTCATCCACATGCGATTTACAGCCTGAACGCCCTTCCAACCGCCGCCGAATTCTTCCTTCAGGTGTTCCATGAACTGCCAGTTGCAATAGCGGTCGCGGGTAGAGCCGTAATACAGGTACGGGAAATTGATCAGCGCCTCGGAGCAGTAATGGGCATCCGTAGGGTTCACCTGATGGGCCATCCAGTTGGCGTGGGACTCGCAGATCCATCCTGCAGTTGCGTTGCTTCCCATCCAGCCGGCCACGCTTTGCAAACCGTGAGCGTATTCGTGAGCCAAGCCCCACAAGTCCTTAAACGCTCCCGAGCCCAGCCACAGACCGGGAGAGCACTCGTCCTTCCCGTTATTCTTGACACAGGCTTCCGTGTTGGCTCCCCCATACAGGGCCGCCATCTTGGAATCCTCGAAAAGGTAAGCCACGCTCTTCAGCTTTTCCTTGGAATTGCTGGGCTGCGGGTATATCCATTGTGCGGAATCGTGATACACTGAAAAGATGTTTTCCAGAGTTTTCAGGGCGTTCTGGGCGGTGGCGGCATCCAAAGTGGCATTATTTGCCGTTCCATCGTCATGTTTTGCCTTCTTACAGATTTCAAAATGATCTGAACTGGCTAACAAGGTGTGCCCGGCGGCTTCGCAAACCGGCTTCCAGCTGATTGTTTGGGCTTCTACACCCTGAGCGAGGACTGCAGCCAATCCTATCAGACCTGCAGTTACCCCAAAAAACTTCCTATTTGCCATAAACACTCCAAAAGGTCAAATAACACCATCTATAAATATATTTGACGCAAATCGATTCCGCACGAATTTCTCCAAAACATCAAACGAATCCGTTGTCCACGGGCAATGCTTTTACAACAAGCTGGATATACCCACCCCTCCACCTGGAAACCCGCCGGTTATTTTTTTTCGATTTATTCCAGCGATCAAAGCGTTCGAGTAAAAAAAACTTGTATTTTTACGGAAAGTAAGTTTTTTGTAATGATTTTGAAATCACATTTACCCTCTAGAAGGTCGTTTTTTCACGAGCCTTTACATCCAGTGTCAAAAAATGTGGCTGTTTTTAGGGAAATTTTTGAAAAATATTTCACTTTTTGACATTAAAAATGGGTAAATTTACGTTGGATTTTTTTAAATCACAAGTTTTTGATTGAATTAACTCATTAATTGGAGACACACATGGCAAAAAAGATGATTGCGTGTGACGGTAACGAAGCTACCGCTAACGTTGCTTTTGCAGTGAGCGAAGTGGCAGCAATTTACCCGATTACACCGTCCAGTCCGATGGCTGAACACGCCGACAACTGGAGCGCAGCTGGTAAGAAGAATATTTGGGGCCAGGTTCCCCGCGTGTTTGAAATGCAGTCCGAAGGTGGCGCTGCCGGTACCGTTCACGGTGCTCTGCAGGCTGGTGCTCTGACCACTACCTTCACCGCTTCCCAGGGTCTTCTGTTGATGATCCCCAACATGTACAAGATCGCCGGCGAACTGACCCCGACCGTCTTCCATGTGACCGCCCGTGCTCTTGCTATGCAGGGCCTTTCTATTTTCGGTGACCACTCCGACATCATGGCTTGCCGCCAGACCGGTTTCGCTATGCTCGGCTCTTCCTCCGTTCAGGAATGCCAGGACATGGCTCTCGTGGCTCACGCTTCTACTCTTGAATCCCGCGTCCCGTTCGTTCACTTCTTCGACGGTTTCCGTACTTCTCACGAAGTCATGAAGATCGAAGCTCTCGAAGACGGCGTTATCCGTAGCGTCATCGACGAAAAGTACGTGAAGGCTTGCCGCGAACGCTGCCTCACTCCGGACCGCCCCACCATGCGCGGTACCGCCCAGAACCCGGACGTCTACTTCCAGGGCCGTGAAACCGTGAACCCCTTCTACAAGAAGGTTCCGGAAATCGTCCAGAAGTACATGGACAAGGTTGCATCCTTCACCGGTCGTCAGTACCACATTGTGGACTACGTGGGCGCACCCGATGCAGAACGCGTCATCATCTCCATGGGTTCCTCTACCTGCACCATCGGTGACACCGTTAAGTATCTCAACTCCAAGGGCGAAAAGGTCGGTCTCGTAAACGTACGTCTGTACCGTCCGTTCCCCATGGAAGCAGTTGTTGCTGCTCTCCCCAAGACCGTCAAGAAGATCGCTGTTCTCGACCGCTGCAAGGAACCGGGTTCCGCAGGCGAACCGCTCTTCCAGGACGCTCTTACCGCTGTTTCTGAAGCCGTCATGGCAGGCCAGATGGCTATGCCCAAGATGATCGGTGGCCGCTACGGTCTTTCCTCCAAGGAATTCACCCCGGCTATGGTCAAGGCTATCTTCGACGAACTGAAGCTGGACGCTCCGCGTGCTCGCTTCACCGTTGGTATCAACGACGACGTCTGCAACACCAGCCTCCCCATCGACCCCGACTTCAAGCTGGATTCCGACTTCTTCCAGGCTATGTTCTTCGGTCTGGGCTCCGACGGTACCGTTGGCGCAAACAAGAACTCCATCAAGATTATCGGTAACGAAACCGAAAACAACGCTCAGGGTTACTTCGTATACGACTCCAAGAAGTCTGGTTCTATGACCACTTCTCACCTCCGTTTCGGTAAGAGCATCATCGACGCTCCGTACCTGATCGGTGAAAACGAAGCTGACTTCGTTGCTTGCCACCATACTCCGCATCTCGAATCCGTCGACATGCTGAAGTATGCAAAGCAGGGCGCAACCTTCCTGGTCAACACCCCGCACTCCGCAGAAACCGTTTGGGATACTTTCCCCCGTCCGGTTCAGGAAGTCATCATCAAGAAGCAGCTCAAGGTGTACGTCATCGACGCATACGCAGTGGCCGCAAAGACCGGCATGGGCCGTCGCATCAACACTGTGATGCAGACCTGCTTCTTCTCCAAGCTGGGTAACGT
Coding sequences within it:
- a CDS encoding TrpB-like pyridoxal phosphate-dependent enzyme, giving the protein MRNCSSLKIDGPCKVYLEESELPKAWYNVRADMKKKPAPLLNPGTGKPMTAAELEGVFCSELVKQELDNDTAYIEIPEDIRTFYKMYRPSPLVRAYFLEQALGTPAHIYYKFEGNNTSGSHKLNSAIAQAYYAKQQGLKGVTTETGAGQWGTALSMASAFFGIDCQVYMVKCSYEQKPFRREVMRTYGASVTPSPSMNTNVGRKINEEFPGTTGSLGCAISEAVEAAVTQEGYRYVLGSVLNQVLLHQSVIGLEAQAAFKKIGVKPDMIIGCAGGGSNLGGLISPFMGEKLRGEADYDILAIEPASCPSLTRGKYAYDFCDTGKVCPLAKMYTLGSGFIPSANHAGGLRYHGMSSILSELYDQGYMRAASVEQTKVFEAARLFAQTEGILPAPESSHAIRATIDEALRCKETGEAKNILFGLTGTGYFDMVAYQKFNDGEMNDYIPTDEDLAKSLAMLPKVEG
- a CDS encoding co-chaperone YbbN; amino-acid sequence: MNFKKLFACILIGAAAITAQAAEDVIKIVRVDDSNFEKEIMNTDRPTILDVFSSSCPPCLIMIPTLIDIAKKYPDVKVASVGFDEPNVQKIKNTLPIQAFPTFFLIKDGRIVNRIQGAASEEQLFAALQYTPKAQPAAKPAKAASKKKVGTQKLSCSTNGQFGGIQNHVTMSLVITDDHIDNVDLVTDVFVTPELESRRDQLKQMFIQSGKGTVEETITGFRLHTANESPFIKAMNMQRKSSYAEMKAGLELQGFKCK
- a CDS encoding putative toxin-antitoxin system toxin component, PIN family — translated: MRCAVIDTNVIVSALLKWDSVPGQVLQAVFEGNVIPVYNEDILNEYRLVLNREKFHFPKMLLEATLNQIEILGVAEKDLVEIVENMPDPKDVVFYSVALAHGKTTETHLVTGNIKHFPSAPIVVTPRDFLEMLKK
- a CDS encoding type II toxin-antitoxin system RelB/DinJ family antitoxin yields the protein MPQVAFSVRMDSDLKQEFDSLCEEFGMSMATAINIFARTVVREGRIPFEVSSHKTAPLMAADVRGSYNASPKRSASQMLRIMQALSSEAQEAGVADMSLDEINAEIDAARKGI
- a CDS encoding PD-(D/E)XK nuclease family transposase produces the protein MHSQKTTNIIGNNESPKTEIASLLADCAFKYVYTRDNPKSRENLRQLMSTLIGRKLQKAEPLATETFASTQPKTEKTSRFDVRVVMDDGDEADVEVQLWTEKDDYAKRLSYYGAKLYASQAAKGAKYKELKKCYQIIISQDCIFPNTSWLLNLDISAQENRMFKFDTMHWCIIQLNYLEQAIREDAGHGNTYLQNLLDLCKFIAEPTRVEPFEDVYEDLMAFSAEQIEAYRQEMEERRRLDAISTRKYTEELIKQQEEEIAASRQAIEASRQELEAEKARADKYAAILKQHGLL
- a CDS encoding DUF6055 domain-containing protein; translated protein: MANRKFFGVTAGLIGLAAVLAQGVEAQTISWKPVCEAAGHTLLASSDHFEICKKAKHDDGTANNATLDAATAQNALKTLENIFSVYHDSAQWIYPQPSNSKEKLKSVAYLFEDSKMAALYGGANTEACVKNNGKDECSPGLWLGSGAFKDLWGLAHEYAHGLQSVAGWMGSNATAGWICESHANWMAHQVNPTDAHYCSEALINFPYLYYGSTRDRYCNWQFMEHLKEEFGGGWKGVQAVNRMWMNKLNDGDTGYQTQTPFDAMIGAYDWQYSDLTEQLGKFAMKNATLEYAGDKKTIYKKTWGDYEFATRRATGYGDIYRRHGRVTMLNEIDSSYQVPSYWAPQRFGYNLVRLYPDSAGKVTVKFRGIVQQSKPSAEYGCFGTESIWEWSATQNKWVQKNLCNFSPEKMPDPGSSWTVGLVAEGADGTPRYSEMKSGTAFNLDIETKANDKALWLTVTATPKDLYTITWDQFYYTIYRYPYMIRMENGKPEGYENGAWKPAGYKAGSGDSEGTATGFKRHENGGGWVSTKANVAATVYVGPNAVVNGGTISGNARIEDFAVVNGGTIGGKAVVRGRALVTAGTMGDNAVLEDDAWLVSGSITGNAKVGALSIIVNSTVTDDAQVQGVMWAVSGKKLSGTAQLRGDLENNFSQQLTKGVFYGMVDDGMLTDANYGANRTAAAAEATADFSNAKWYSIDEDKMVIDVPETPETPADTTAPDLVKKIRPAAPANLKNRGNFDAMGRRLGRIKHRIANFAD
- a CDS encoding metallophosphoesterase is translated as MTYYFISDLHVDFYSPMARSSAPLLKAFEKFYEQNFLPADACCIAGDIANNYFTYVEFLKFIATKYAKVYLCLGNHDIITEKKSHYGKDRDFLTSEEKIEFFCNEAAKIQNVHLLENRVADGIAGCMGMCDFEYKHVPGATAAQNKTLWKFCWFDGRHWNYKGNDPDALWQHYDQAMQSLTQQQPSIMMTHFLPLEIAKAKSTCCSAIPSATRTKIPIRKMD